The Echinicola rosea genome has a segment encoding these proteins:
- a CDS encoding M1 family metallopeptidase has translation MKYTLEKLSILFLSLFIVQVTVAQQVEENNQSEFGDFIYRKGNMYRSASGKPGPMYWQNRADYNIDVTLDDEEHTITGSVTIHYTNNSPEALDFVWLYLEQNRFTEDSRGTLTTPIQGNRYNGDVDGGYQLSNVSGKVGKRGDASDKYLVNDTRMQVFFDEPIPAKGGEATISMDFSYKIPEKGMDRMGRLDVEEGTIYALAQWYPRTAVFDDVKGWNTEPYLGAGEFYLEYGDFEYSVTAPSDHIVVGSGELLNPGDVMSSTMQDRMEKAMESDSTVYILTPDEVADPATRLKQDGTLTWKFKIENSRDIAFASSQAFIWDAAKIDLPSGKTILAQSVYPKESDGQEAWSRSTEYSKASIEHYSERWFEFPYPTATNVAADIGGMEYPGLNFCGYESKGESLWGVTDHEFGHNWFPMIVGSNERLYPWMDEGFNTFINHYSTKEFNNGEYPADLDHTRKYVSWFNRETREGIDTYPDVVNTSNLGMTAYMKPGMGLIMLREYILGHERFDNAFTSYIETWAFKHPQPTDFFNHIENVAGENLNWFWQNWFYGTDNIDLSLDGVYPYGGNYVLALSNRGGVPMPVLVEVTFEDGTSERFKLPVEIWQRGNQWNHLYKTDKEVKSIEIDPDKVLPDVNIGNDKWPAAIYGEE, from the coding sequence ATGAAATATACTTTAGAGAAACTCTCAATCTTGTTTTTAAGCTTGTTTATAGTGCAGGTTACGGTGGCACAGCAAGTAGAAGAGAACAACCAAAGTGAATTTGGCGACTTTATTTACCGTAAAGGAAACATGTACCGTTCAGCTTCTGGAAAGCCTGGGCCGATGTATTGGCAAAACCGAGCCGATTACAATATCGATGTGACCCTGGACGACGAAGAACACACCATCACCGGAAGTGTGACCATTCATTACACCAACAACAGCCCGGAGGCATTGGATTTTGTATGGCTTTACTTGGAGCAAAATAGGTTTACCGAAGATTCCAGGGGGACCCTTACCACTCCTATCCAAGGCAACCGGTACAATGGTGATGTGGATGGCGGATACCAGTTATCCAATGTTTCGGGCAAAGTGGGTAAAAGAGGTGATGCTTCTGACAAGTACTTGGTGAATGATACCAGGATGCAAGTGTTCTTTGACGAACCTATCCCTGCAAAAGGTGGTGAAGCGACCATCTCCATGGATTTTTCTTACAAGATCCCAGAAAAAGGAATGGACAGAATGGGCCGTCTTGATGTAGAAGAAGGTACGATCTATGCCTTGGCGCAGTGGTATCCTCGCACTGCGGTTTTTGATGATGTAAAAGGCTGGAATACGGAGCCGTATTTGGGCGCAGGTGAGTTTTACTTGGAATATGGTGATTTTGAATATTCCGTGACAGCACCTTCAGACCATATTGTAGTGGGTTCAGGTGAGTTGTTAAATCCAGGTGATGTGATGTCCAGTACCATGCAAGACCGGATGGAAAAGGCCATGGAAAGCGATAGCACCGTGTATATTCTTACGCCGGATGAAGTGGCTGATCCTGCCACAAGGTTAAAACAAGATGGAACCTTGACATGGAAGTTCAAAATCGAAAATTCACGGGACATTGCTTTTGCTTCCTCCCAGGCGTTTATTTGGGATGCCGCTAAAATTGACTTGCCTAGTGGCAAAACGATACTGGCACAATCTGTATATCCCAAGGAAAGTGATGGGCAAGAAGCTTGGTCTCGATCTACCGAATACAGCAAGGCTTCTATTGAGCATTACTCTGAAAGATGGTTTGAATTTCCTTATCCTACGGCGACCAACGTGGCGGCTGATATTGGAGGGATGGAATATCCCGGACTTAACTTCTGCGGATATGAAAGCAAAGGCGAGTCGCTTTGGGGCGTGACCGATCATGAATTTGGCCATAACTGGTTCCCGATGATCGTAGGTAGTAACGAACGGCTTTATCCTTGGATGGATGAAGGGTTCAATACCTTTATCAATCATTACAGTACCAAGGAATTTAATAATGGTGAATATCCAGCTGATCTGGACCATACCAGAAAGTACGTGTCTTGGTTCAATAGAGAAACCCGCGAGGGAATCGACACGTATCCCGATGTGGTCAATACCAGTAACCTGGGAATGACTGCTTACATGAAGCCGGGAATGGGCTTGATCATGTTGAGGGAGTATATTCTCGGCCATGAGCGATTTGACAATGCCTTTACCTCTTATATTGAGACTTGGGCCTTCAAGCATCCTCAGCCCACGGATTTCTTTAACCATATCGAGAATGTGGCCGGTGAAAACCTGAATTGGTTCTGGCAGAACTGGTTCTATGGTACAGATAATATCGACCTGTCCTTAGATGGCGTTTATCCATATGGTGGCAATTATGTATTGGCGCTGTCCAATAGAGGGGGTGTGCCAATGCCGGTATTGGTCGAAGTTACTTTTGAAGATGGCACTTCCGAGCGGTTTAAACTGCCTGTTGAAATCTGGCAAAGGGGAAACCAATGGAACCACCTTTACAAGACCGACAAGGAAGTAAAAAGCATCGAAATCGATCCTGATAAGGTATTGCCTGATGTGAACATTGGCAATGATAAATGGCCTGCAGCTATCTATGGCGAAGAATGA
- the amaB gene encoding L-piperidine-6-carboxylate dehydrogenase yields the protein MTDTFDTKTLLQDLGLNEVNKGTWTGVEYIDIKGEWLSSHSPVDGKEIGKIQMTTRESYEKVLEQAEKAFKVWRNVPAPQRGEVVRQIGVELRNKKDLLGKIVSYEMGKSYQEGLGEVQEMIDICDFAVGLSRQLYGLTMHSERPGHRMYEQWHPLGVVGVISAFNFPVAVWSWNTMIAWVCGDVCVWKPSEKTPLTSLACQVLASEVFKQNGFPEGVSSLLTGGASVGAFLTQDPRVALISATGSTDMGKAVGETVGGRLGKVLLELGGNNAIIITENADLDIAIRGALFGAVGTAGQRCTSTRRLIIQESVFDEVKERLVSAYGKLTIGNPLDENNHIGPLIDEQAVQNYLTAIERVKAEGGSELVAGGLLEGEDYSSRCYVKPSVFEAENHFQIVQKETFGPILYLIKYQKFEEAIAMQNNVPQGLSSAIMTTNMREAERYLSSEGSDCGISNVNIGTSGAEIGGAFGGEKETGGGRESGSDAWKAYMRRQTNTINYTTELPLAQGIKFDI from the coding sequence ATGACTGACACATTCGATACTAAAACCCTTCTTCAAGACCTTGGGCTCAATGAAGTAAACAAGGGGACTTGGACAGGAGTAGAGTATATAGACATCAAAGGAGAATGGCTGAGCAGCCACTCTCCTGTGGATGGGAAAGAGATAGGCAAGATCCAGATGACTACACGTGAGTCTTATGAAAAAGTCTTGGAGCAAGCTGAAAAAGCATTTAAAGTTTGGCGAAATGTACCAGCACCGCAGCGTGGTGAAGTGGTCCGCCAAATTGGAGTGGAACTTCGCAACAAAAAGGACTTGTTAGGCAAAATAGTGTCGTACGAAATGGGCAAATCCTACCAAGAGGGACTCGGGGAGGTGCAGGAAATGATTGATATCTGTGATTTTGCAGTAGGCCTTTCCCGTCAACTGTATGGGCTAACGATGCACTCTGAGCGACCAGGGCACAGAATGTATGAGCAGTGGCATCCGTTGGGAGTTGTGGGGGTGATTTCGGCGTTTAACTTTCCTGTGGCTGTTTGGTCTTGGAATACGATGATCGCATGGGTATGTGGTGATGTGTGTGTGTGGAAGCCTTCCGAAAAGACCCCGTTGACTTCGTTGGCCTGCCAGGTGTTGGCGTCGGAGGTTTTTAAGCAAAACGGCTTTCCTGAAGGTGTTTCTTCCCTGCTCACTGGAGGTGCTTCAGTAGGTGCATTTCTTACCCAAGATCCACGGGTAGCACTTATCTCAGCCACGGGATCTACCGATATGGGCAAGGCAGTCGGCGAGACCGTTGGGGGTAGATTAGGTAAGGTGCTCTTGGAGCTTGGTGGTAATAATGCCATTATCATTACTGAAAATGCTGATCTGGATATAGCGATCCGAGGGGCACTCTTTGGTGCAGTGGGGACAGCTGGGCAGCGATGTACGAGCACTAGGAGGTTGATTATTCAAGAATCAGTTTTTGATGAGGTTAAGGAAAGACTTGTCTCGGCATACGGCAAGCTAACCATAGGGAATCCACTTGATGAGAACAATCATATAGGTCCGTTGATTGATGAGCAAGCAGTACAAAACTACCTTACGGCGATTGAAAGGGTAAAAGCAGAAGGTGGAAGCGAATTGGTAGCCGGGGGGCTTTTAGAAGGAGAGGATTATTCATCTAGGTGTTATGTGAAGCCAAGTGTCTTTGAAGCAGAAAATCATTTTCAAATTGTCCAAAAAGAGACATTTGGTCCCATCTTATACCTTATTAAGTACCAGAAATTTGAGGAGGCCATTGCTATGCAAAACAACGTCCCCCAAGGCCTTTCTTCTGCAATCATGACCACTAATATGCGTGAGGCGGAGCGTTATCTTTCCAGTGAAGGATCGGACTGTGGCATATCCAATGTCAATATTGGAACTTCAGGAGCAGAAATTGGCGGGGCTTTTGGAGGAGAAAAGGAAACAGGAGGAGGCCGAGAATCAGGTTCGGATGCTTGGAAAGCTTATATGAGGCGACAGACGAATACGATTAACTATACCACTGAGCTTCCCTTGGCCCAAGGAATAAAATTTGATATTTGA
- a CDS encoding SusC/RagA family TonB-linked outer membrane protein: MKCKALHKHLVVATLLGTFLIQQVPQLGAAPLPHPNLSTSNLLKSKTAEQTVSGTVLDAEGMPIPGVSVLVKGTSIGVATDLDGKYTLDVPSSESILVFSYLGYESQEVTVGNQTTIDVTLGENLSDLGEVVVVGYGVQKKGTITGAVGEVDSKDLIRTPSVTTSEALVGKIQGVTARQTDARPGSSASIQIRNMGTPLYVIDGIPSDAAQFNNLGQNDIESISVLKDASAAIYGMRAANGVVLVTTKKGKANQPAEISLNGYYGLQNFTRYPQPANAYQYVRANAESNVNAGRAPGISPEELAKWQQGTEKGYVSTDYYDFVIKPNVPQYSINGSAVGGSENTKYYISLGHLKQDATIEDYLFERTNFQSNVDVTLADGFKVGMQLSGRIENREQVGVPGLDDYFNPFLSIFTMWPTERPYANDNPNYVNGEVHNINVNPATYTKEITGYIEEVQRAIKGNFFAQYDFDFGLSMKGTYSYNYTNLDFNGFEYTYDGYGYDEATDTYFTNDNMGNQNPWRERRKRNTVDRVGQFQLNYAKNFGVHNLSAILGYERWDQQSHYMVVHTVPPNNYIPLMSFADQDLLIDEIYQEARDGYLGKINYDYKEKYLLEFIARYDGSFLFPKEDRYGFFPGISAGWKITDESFMDNIKGNVLSDMKIRASWGQTGNDRWIGSNEFIVAPFSYYAGYDFIPSAGGSAVLDGGFVPGVDPRGLPVTNLSWITNTNVNIGIDTYLFNSKLFVQADVFQRKRTGIPAGRYDVLLPLEVGYGLSSENLESDVHRGVEGMVTYTGKTGEVDFSISANATVSRQEVLERYKPRFGNSWNQYRSMEDGRWSNINWGYNVVGRFESEEQIENYPVDIDGNGNRNVLPGDFIYEDVNGDGLINNLDERPIGYAEGANPYMSFGLNGSASYKGFELYFSFAGASMQTFTRNWELRYPFQNNGNSPDFMFEDRWHREDLFNADSEWVPGTYPAIRRAGADHLYRHSNFWLTNVRYLRLRNLELGYRVPKAFLEKYGIGSLRLYANGTNLVSFDNVKSFGIDPEIGSANGLVYPQQRLFNFGFSLTF; the protein is encoded by the coding sequence ATGAAATGTAAAGCTTTACACAAGCATTTAGTTGTGGCGACTTTGCTGGGAACCTTTCTGATACAGCAAGTCCCCCAACTTGGAGCAGCGCCGCTCCCTCATCCAAACTTATCAACATCCAATCTTCTTAAAAGTAAAACTGCAGAACAAACTGTATCCGGTACAGTGTTGGATGCAGAAGGAATGCCCATTCCCGGAGTTTCTGTGCTGGTAAAGGGAACCTCTATCGGTGTAGCAACCGATTTGGATGGTAAGTACACCTTGGATGTGCCATCATCAGAAAGCATTTTGGTGTTTTCGTACTTGGGCTACGAATCACAGGAGGTCACTGTGGGAAATCAAACGACCATTGACGTTACTTTGGGAGAGAACCTCAGTGACCTAGGAGAAGTAGTGGTCGTAGGTTATGGTGTCCAAAAAAAGGGAACCATTACCGGAGCCGTAGGGGAAGTCGATTCAAAAGACTTGATCAGAACTCCTTCCGTGACTACTTCCGAAGCCCTTGTGGGTAAAATCCAAGGGGTGACAGCCAGACAAACAGATGCCAGGCCAGGATCCAGTGCATCCATTCAAATTAGAAACATGGGTACACCGCTGTATGTAATCGATGGAATCCCTTCTGATGCAGCCCAGTTTAACAACCTTGGTCAGAATGACATTGAGAGCATCTCGGTGCTGAAGGATGCATCCGCTGCGATTTACGGTATGCGTGCAGCAAACGGTGTGGTATTAGTTACTACCAAAAAAGGTAAGGCCAATCAGCCCGCAGAGATCAGTCTGAACGGTTATTATGGTTTGCAGAACTTTACCCGCTACCCTCAACCGGCCAATGCCTATCAATATGTGAGGGCGAATGCAGAGTCCAATGTTAATGCTGGTAGGGCTCCGGGAATATCCCCGGAAGAATTGGCCAAGTGGCAGCAAGGTACCGAAAAGGGCTATGTAAGCACAGATTATTACGATTTCGTGATTAAACCTAATGTGCCGCAATATTCCATTAATGGTAGTGCCGTGGGAGGATCTGAAAACACTAAGTATTATATCTCTTTGGGGCACCTTAAACAAGATGCTACCATTGAAGATTACCTTTTCGAAAGGACCAATTTCCAGTCAAATGTCGATGTTACCTTGGCAGATGGCTTTAAAGTAGGTATGCAGCTTAGTGGCCGTATCGAAAACAGGGAACAAGTAGGGGTACCAGGTTTGGACGATTACTTTAACCCATTCCTGAGTATCTTTACCATGTGGCCTACAGAGCGACCTTATGCCAATGACAATCCCAATTATGTCAATGGAGAGGTACACAATATCAACGTCAATCCTGCTACATATACCAAGGAGATCACAGGATATATCGAAGAAGTGCAGCGTGCGATTAAGGGGAATTTCTTTGCGCAATACGACTTCGATTTTGGCCTGTCCATGAAAGGTACATATTCCTACAATTATACCAATCTTGATTTTAATGGGTTTGAGTATACTTATGATGGCTATGGCTATGATGAAGCAACGGATACGTACTTCACCAACGATAATATGGGTAACCAAAACCCATGGAGAGAAAGAAGAAAAAGAAATACAGTAGACCGTGTGGGGCAGTTTCAACTCAATTATGCCAAGAATTTCGGGGTACATAACCTGTCTGCCATCTTAGGATACGAGCGATGGGATCAACAATCCCACTACATGGTCGTGCATACCGTACCACCGAATAATTATATCCCGTTGATGTCATTTGCCGATCAGGATTTGCTGATTGATGAAATCTATCAGGAAGCAAGGGACGGTTATTTGGGTAAAATCAACTATGACTATAAAGAAAAATACCTACTTGAATTTATTGCCAGATATGATGGCTCCTTCCTTTTCCCAAAAGAAGATCGATATGGATTCTTTCCTGGGATTTCAGCGGGTTGGAAAATCACGGACGAGTCCTTTATGGATAATATCAAGGGCAATGTACTTTCGGACATGAAAATCAGGGCTTCCTGGGGCCAAACCGGTAACGATAGATGGATCGGAAGCAATGAATTCATCGTGGCGCCATTTAGCTACTATGCTGGCTACGACTTCATCCCTAGCGCAGGAGGAAGTGCTGTATTGGACGGTGGTTTTGTGCCAGGTGTAGATCCTAGGGGACTGCCGGTGACCAACTTATCCTGGATTACCAATACAAATGTGAATATCGGTATAGATACTTATCTGTTCAACAGTAAGTTGTTTGTTCAAGCCGATGTGTTTCAGCGCAAGAGAACAGGGATTCCTGCAGGAAGGTATGACGTTTTGCTTCCGCTAGAGGTAGGCTATGGCCTATCGTCCGAAAACCTCGAGTCTGATGTCCATAGAGGCGTGGAAGGTATGGTGACCTATACAGGCAAGACAGGGGAAGTGGACTTTTCCATCAGTGCCAATGCTACAGTTTCAAGGCAAGAAGTACTGGAACGGTATAAGCCTCGCTTTGGTAATTCCTGGAATCAATACCGTTCGATGGAAGACGGTAGGTGGTCCAATATCAACTGGGGCTATAACGTGGTTGGTAGATTTGAAAGTGAGGAGCAAATCGAGAACTATCCAGTGGATATCGATGGAAACGGTAACCGAAATGTGCTACCGGGAGATTTTATCTACGAAGATGTCAATGGGGACGGTTTAATCAACAACCTCGATGAACGCCCTATTGGATATGCAGAAGGGGCCAATCCCTATATGAGTTTTGGCTTAAATGGATCAGCTAGTTATAAGGGATTTGAACTGTACTTCAGTTTTGCGGGGGCATCTATGCAGACCTTTACCAGAAATTGGGAACTTCGATATCCCTTCCAGAACAATGGAAACTCGCCTGATTTTATGTTTGAAGACAGGTGGCACCGCGAGGACTTATTTAACGCAGACAGTGAATGGGTACCAGGTACTTACCCAGCCATCAGAAGGGCGGGAGCCGATCACCTTTACAGACACAGTAATTTCTGGCTGACCAATGTGCGCTACCTAAGATTGAGAAACCTTGAGCTGGGCTATCGAGTGCCAAAAGCCTTCTTGGAAAAATATGGCATCGGTTCACTAAGGCTGTATGCCAACGGTACCAACTTGGTCTCTTTTGACAATGTGAAGAGCTTTGGTATCGACCCGGAAATTGGTTCTGCTAATGGCTTGGTGTATCCACAGCAGCGACTGTTCAATTTTGGATTTAGCCTAACCTTTTAA
- a CDS encoding RagB/SusD family nutrient uptake outer membrane protein, translating to MKLSKLTITLAVVAGLLMSSCESDWLDREPPNILLDDQVWNDAGSITGVLSNFYDRLPAHTSLQAGWVDFAAYDEATWSGYTGNDYLNNLLTYDYGRWGLWDYNLIRDINLSIDKLNTFSSLPEDQRTQFISELRFIRAFVYFEHVKRMGGVPIITEELIYDFSGDPTYLQYPRNTEQEVYDFVISEMEAIMPTLGNGESISRANRFVALAVVSRAALYAGSIAKYNNLMPSPISLPGGEVGIPASAADGYFTKSLEASRTILQEGGYALYNNNPDLGENFYEAIVSKSSNTEVIWVQDYLASADKRHWFTYDNVARSAREDNLASSALTPILNLVEDYEYLDGSSGELRTRTADGSDYIYYDNVEDIFANKDARLYGTIIYPGAPFRGQEIFMQAGVMEWNGSGYDMIEFADQQPDLGSVYTDGGILKSEAGPHRSLQDVSNTGFYLRKYVDDTPGSSTRGNLSEVWWVRFRLGEIYLNAAEAAFELGESGEALGYVNTLRERAGFGANSLSSVTLAQIRHERRVELAFEDHVVWDYKRWRVAHLKWSGSTDNPESMAYSLYPYRVIRPGDPRDGKYVFVKEVVPRFRAPRFFRLGNYYSRIGQNIIDANPKIVRNPFH from the coding sequence ATGAAATTATCAAAATTAACGATAACGCTTGCGGTAGTTGCAGGGCTGTTGATGAGCTCTTGTGAGTCTGATTGGCTAGACCGTGAGCCACCGAATATATTACTTGATGACCAAGTATGGAATGACGCTGGATCCATTACTGGCGTATTGTCCAATTTCTATGACCGTCTACCGGCGCACACCTCCCTCCAAGCAGGATGGGTGGACTTTGCCGCCTATGATGAAGCCACTTGGTCAGGATATACAGGAAATGATTACCTGAATAATCTCCTCACTTATGATTATGGAAGATGGGGGCTTTGGGATTATAATTTGATCCGGGACATTAACTTATCGATCGATAAATTAAATACGTTTTCCTCCTTGCCAGAGGATCAGCGAACGCAGTTTATCAGTGAGTTGCGGTTTATCAGAGCCTTCGTGTATTTTGAGCATGTGAAGCGAATGGGAGGGGTCCCGATCATCACGGAAGAATTAATTTATGACTTCAGTGGCGATCCTACGTACCTGCAGTATCCACGAAATACGGAGCAAGAGGTTTATGACTTTGTAATCAGTGAAATGGAGGCAATCATGCCTACACTGGGCAACGGAGAAAGCATCAGCAGGGCCAATCGTTTTGTTGCATTGGCAGTGGTCAGTAGGGCTGCGCTTTATGCCGGTTCCATTGCCAAGTACAATAACCTGATGCCATCACCGATTTCTTTGCCTGGTGGAGAAGTGGGCATCCCTGCTTCCGCAGCGGATGGGTATTTTACCAAATCGTTGGAAGCTTCTCGAACCATTCTTCAGGAAGGTGGATATGCGTTATATAACAACAATCCGGACTTGGGAGAGAACTTCTACGAGGCGATCGTTTCCAAGTCCAGCAACACCGAAGTGATTTGGGTACAAGATTACTTGGCCTCGGCCGATAAGCGCCATTGGTTTACCTATGATAATGTGGCTCGATCTGCCCGTGAAGATAATCTGGCTTCTTCTGCCTTGACGCCGATTTTGAATTTGGTGGAAGATTATGAGTACTTAGATGGTAGCTCAGGGGAATTGAGAACCCGCACTGCCGATGGTTCAGATTACATTTATTATGACAATGTGGAGGATATCTTTGCCAATAAGGATGCGCGTCTATATGGTACGATTATCTATCCTGGAGCGCCATTTAGAGGACAGGAGATATTTATGCAAGCTGGCGTAATGGAATGGAATGGATCAGGTTATGATATGATCGAATTTGCTGATCAGCAGCCCGACCTTGGCTCGGTTTACACCGATGGGGGCATATTAAAATCAGAAGCTGGTCCGCACAGAAGCTTGCAAGATGTAAGCAACACAGGTTTTTACCTGCGTAAGTATGTAGACGATACCCCAGGATCCAGTACCAGAGGTAACCTTAGTGAAGTATGGTGGGTGAGGTTCCGCCTTGGAGAGATTTACCTGAATGCCGCCGAAGCTGCTTTCGAGCTTGGTGAATCAGGAGAAGCCCTTGGCTATGTGAATACCCTCAGAGAAAGAGCAGGTTTCGGAGCCAACAGTCTTTCTAGCGTGACATTAGCGCAGATTCGTCATGAAAGAAGAGTGGAACTGGCGTTTGAAGACCATGTGGTATGGGATTATAAGCGCTGGAGGGTAGCTCACCTGAAATGGTCAGGTAGTACGGATAATCCGGAAAGTATGGCCTATAGCCTGTATCCTTACAGAGTGATCAGGCCGGGTGATCCTAGAGATGGTAAGTATGTGTTCGTCAAAGAAGTGGTGCCACGCTTTAGGGCTCCCCGCTTCTTCAGGTTGGGGAACTACTATTCCCGTATCGGGCAGAATATCATCGATGCTAATCCGAAAATTGTAAGAAATCCATTCCACTAA